A single Silvibacterium dinghuense DNA region contains:
- a CDS encoding nucleotidyltransferase family protein, which translates to MSECLPPVAILAGGLGTRMRPTTEWVPKVLLPVAGEPFLGHQLHLLAQRGVSDVVLCCGYLAEQIARYAGDGSDFGLHLHYSRDGASPLGTGGALRHALPMLGEEFFVLYGDSYLEVDLAEVYCAFVQSGLPALMTTLLNRSRWGANNVRMRGGLVTQYGCDSSPGMEYIDYGLSLFRAEVFASWPDDAAFPLTEVQSMLAAGKRMAAFEVSQRFYEIGSPSGLAETEAYLRSQPRRLRETTP; encoded by the coding sequence TTGTCTGAATGCCTCCCGCCGGTAGCGATCCTGGCCGGTGGGCTGGGAACCCGGATGCGTCCCACCACGGAGTGGGTGCCGAAGGTGCTTCTGCCCGTAGCCGGCGAACCATTCCTGGGGCACCAGTTGCATCTGCTCGCGCAGCGCGGCGTGAGCGATGTCGTGCTGTGCTGTGGGTATCTCGCCGAGCAGATTGCACGCTATGCCGGGGACGGTAGCGACTTCGGTCTGCACCTACATTATTCCCGCGACGGCGCATCGCCGCTGGGCACTGGAGGCGCGCTGCGCCATGCCCTGCCGATGCTAGGCGAAGAGTTTTTTGTTCTTTACGGTGACAGCTATCTGGAAGTCGATCTGGCCGAGGTCTATTGCGCCTTCGTGCAAAGCGGACTGCCTGCGCTGATGACCACGCTTCTCAATCGGAGCCGCTGGGGCGCGAACAATGTCCGGATGCGCGGCGGCCTGGTCACGCAGTACGGTTGCGATTCTTCTCCGGGGATGGAGTACATCGACTATGGGCTGAGCCTGTTTCGCGCCGAGGTCTTCGCAAGCTGGCCGGATGACGCTGCATTTCCTCTTACCGAGGTGCAAAGCATGCTGGCCGCGGGGAAACGCATGGCGGCGTTCGAGGTTTCACAGCGTTTCTACGAGATTGGCTCGCCGAGCGGACTGGCCGAGACAGAAGCCTACCTCCGCTCACAGCCGCGCAGGCTCCGGGAGACAACGCCGTGA
- a CDS encoding WecB/TagA/CpsF family glycosyltransferase has translation MAMMTASSPDAVRPPRVLVGNVCVDSFTLAGAVAWVMTVLGRRQRPPMLIMGPNAQLIQLAEKHAGFAAALHAADLCVADGISVVWAARLLGGRMPERVTGGDLMIALCAACAAQGRNVFFLGGLPGAAAAAAANLQRRYVELKIAGCYCPPLGFDEDPGELSLIRRMIAQAHPDLLCVAFGAPRQELWMLEHCPSLPIGAAISVGAALDTCAGLRRRAPRWTHRLGLEWLYRLIREPRRLWRRYLLGNPRFAAIVLIQFWKQRIASRTRPPVPA, from the coding sequence ATGGCCATGATGACGGCGTCTTCCCCGGATGCCGTGCGGCCGCCGCGCGTGCTGGTGGGGAATGTCTGCGTCGACAGCTTTACGCTGGCGGGGGCGGTCGCCTGGGTAATGACCGTACTTGGCCGAAGACAGCGCCCGCCAATGCTGATTATGGGGCCGAATGCGCAGCTAATACAGCTGGCCGAAAAACACGCGGGATTTGCCGCTGCCTTGCACGCAGCGGATCTCTGCGTTGCAGATGGTATTTCCGTGGTGTGGGCGGCGAGGTTGCTTGGCGGCCGCATGCCGGAACGTGTGACGGGAGGCGATCTGATGATCGCGCTTTGTGCCGCCTGTGCGGCGCAGGGGAGAAACGTCTTCTTTCTCGGAGGACTTCCCGGAGCCGCTGCTGCCGCTGCTGCAAATTTGCAGCGCCGCTATGTCGAACTGAAGATCGCAGGTTGCTACTGTCCTCCACTCGGGTTCGATGAGGACCCCGGAGAACTGAGCCTGATCCGCAGAATGATCGCGCAGGCGCATCCTGATCTGCTCTGTGTCGCGTTTGGAGCGCCGCGGCAGGAACTCTGGATGCTGGAGCATTGCCCGTCGCTGCCGATCGGCGCTGCGATCAGCGTCGGAGCTGCGCTCGATACCTGCGCAGGACTTCGCCGTCGCGCGCCGCGATGGACGCACCGTCTTGGGCTCGAATGGCTTTATCGTCTTATCCGCGAGCCGCGCCGTCTCTGGCGGCGCTACTTGCTCGGCAATCCGCGCTTCGCAGCCATCGTTCTGATCCAGTTCTGGAAGCAGCGGATCGCATCCCGCACGCGGCCGCCTGTCCCGGCCTGA
- a CDS encoding transaldolase → MPPSGQNHIRIFCDGADLDSVRAYAANPTVQGFTTNPTLMRKAGITDYEAFARTFLHLVPHLPVSFEVFADDEAEMEAQAYAIARWSPNVNVKIPVTDRSGRFLGELMQRLAVAGITVNVTAVLTLEQVERILEILPAQAPAIVSIFAGRIADTGVNPVPVMRRAAEWLHAHSSAQLLWASPREVLNFYQAEEAGCDIITMPPDLLAKLSLAGKNLDQYSLETVEMFFRDAQAAAYAIDTADLFPPQPLAMGVETPMHAIQRNGESEVLVLADGNRRSPLPRPAAP, encoded by the coding sequence ATGCCCCCATCCGGCCAGAACCATATCCGTATCTTCTGCGATGGCGCTGATCTCGACAGCGTCCGCGCTTACGCTGCAAATCCCACTGTGCAAGGCTTTACGACCAATCCCACGCTGATGCGTAAGGCGGGGATCACAGACTATGAGGCGTTCGCGCGAACCTTCCTCCATCTTGTTCCTCATCTTCCTGTTTCATTCGAGGTCTTTGCCGATGACGAAGCGGAGATGGAGGCGCAGGCCTATGCCATCGCCCGCTGGTCTCCAAATGTCAATGTGAAGATTCCTGTTACGGACCGCTCAGGCCGCTTTCTCGGGGAATTGATGCAGCGCCTTGCCGTTGCAGGCATCACCGTCAACGTGACGGCGGTGCTTACCCTGGAGCAAGTCGAACGAATTCTCGAGATACTTCCGGCGCAAGCCCCGGCAATTGTCTCTATATTTGCCGGGCGGATTGCCGACACTGGAGTGAATCCGGTGCCAGTCATGCGGCGTGCTGCCGAATGGCTCCATGCGCATTCGAGCGCACAGCTCCTCTGGGCCAGCCCGCGCGAGGTGCTCAACTTCTATCAGGCCGAGGAGGCCGGATGCGACATCATTACCATGCCTCCGGATCTGCTCGCCAAGCTTTCTCTTGCAGGCAAGAATCTGGACCAGTATTCACTGGAAACCGTCGAGATGTTTTTCCGTGATGCGCAGGCTGCGGCCTATGCGATCGACACCGCAGATCTCTTTCCGCCTCAACCTCTCGCGATGGGAGTAGAAACTCCCATGCATGCCATTCAGCGCAATGGAGAGTCCGAAGTGCTCGTTCTGGCGGATGGCAATCGTCGTTCGCCCTTGCCGCGGCCTGCCGCGCCATAA
- a CDS encoding NAD-dependent epimerase/dehydratase family protein produces MLHAATEPGSWIEALPIHEQRRYCIIGGAGFIGSHFADRLMEDDRTEAVTVLDNFRTGRHRHLRKHLSGADPRFRMVHGDVHDRQKLMEAMEGHTLVLHLASNADIARAAIEPEIDFREGTELTQHILEAARACNVKRVLYASGSGVYGDAGEQILREEDGPRAPISTYGASKVAGEALIASYCAMFDMTACVFRFANVVGARQTHGVGYDFLQRLQHDPARLRVLGDGRQKKSYIHVSDVVEAVLHAESRSKQAYAIYNVATEDTITVTDIVGFASEALGLRPMIEYSGGDRGWKGDVPIVRLDCAKLRALGWAPRYNSRDAIRLSLEEMLRDEHVALV; encoded by the coding sequence ATGCTTCACGCAGCCACCGAACCAGGATCATGGATCGAGGCTCTCCCGATCCACGAACAGCGCCGCTACTGCATCATCGGCGGCGCGGGATTCATCGGCAGCCACTTCGCTGACCGCCTGATGGAAGACGACCGCACCGAAGCCGTTACGGTGCTGGATAACTTCCGCACCGGCCGTCACCGTCACCTGCGAAAGCATCTCTCGGGAGCCGACCCGCGCTTTCGCATGGTGCATGGAGACGTGCACGACCGGCAGAAGCTGATGGAGGCAATGGAGGGCCACACGCTGGTCCTTCACCTAGCGTCGAACGCAGATATCGCGCGTGCCGCTATTGAGCCTGAGATCGATTTTCGCGAAGGTACGGAGCTTACGCAGCACATCCTCGAAGCGGCACGCGCCTGCAACGTAAAGCGCGTGCTCTATGCCTCCGGGAGCGGCGTCTATGGCGATGCTGGCGAACAAATCCTGCGAGAGGAGGATGGTCCCCGAGCGCCGATCTCAACCTATGGAGCAAGCAAGGTAGCTGGGGAGGCTCTGATCGCCAGCTATTGCGCGATGTTCGACATGACAGCTTGTGTCTTCCGCTTCGCTAACGTAGTCGGCGCGCGGCAGACACACGGCGTAGGTTACGACTTCCTGCAGCGCCTGCAGCATGATCCGGCGCGCCTTCGTGTTCTGGGCGACGGACGCCAGAAGAAGAGCTACATTCACGTCTCCGATGTCGTCGAGGCCGTGCTCCATGCCGAATCTCGATCGAAGCAGGCATACGCGATCTACAACGTAGCGACAGAAGACACCATTACGGTCACGGACATCGTGGGATTTGCGTCCGAAGCTCTGGGCCTTCGGCCCATGATCGAATACAGCGGCGGCGATCGCGGCTGGAAGGGAGATGTGCCCATCGTTCGACTGGATTGTGCGAAGCTGCGGGCACTGGGCTGGGCACCTCGCTACAACAGCCGCGATGCCATACGGCTATCGCTCGAGGAGATGCTGAGAGATGAGCATGTGGCGCTTGTCTGA
- a CDS encoding glycosyltransferase family 2 protein, which yields MELQISALTRFKHLAKAVFTKGARMQSDLLTIGLPVRNAMPLLAECMDSLLAQSDADFRILAIVDGGEDSSAAYLHSLRDSRLHVIEQPGQGLAYTLNRMLLECETPWLVRQDADDIAHPHRIAVLREAIRSYPDAGMFYSYANYHPRGRAVGFFRSSRGSPEELRAIVRSGYLLAICHSSAVLHVRRTLACGGYRVGLHNEDADLWWRMALHADICCIPEVLVGFRQNAESVSSRHLGEQMIAGLYVQYLLLSHLLRRQPRPIEAIRAALVQMLPRGEREAKERLRACNMSLAQRSFLNAGRHLGASCVASPRYLWRRIRDEYFSSARIANGLPPNFFLERSELLWP from the coding sequence ATGGAGTTACAGATTTCTGCGTTGACGCGCTTCAAGCATCTGGCCAAAGCTGTCTTTACGAAAGGGGCGAGAATGCAGAGCGACCTGTTAACCATCGGTCTGCCTGTGCGCAATGCGATGCCGTTGCTCGCAGAGTGTATGGATAGTCTGCTCGCTCAGAGCGATGCGGATTTTCGCATTCTTGCCATCGTGGATGGCGGTGAAGATAGCAGTGCTGCGTATCTCCACTCTCTGCGGGATTCGCGTCTGCATGTGATCGAGCAGCCTGGGCAGGGCCTTGCGTATACGCTCAATCGGATGCTCCTCGAATGTGAGACGCCGTGGCTGGTGCGTCAGGATGCTGACGATATCGCGCATCCGCATCGCATCGCGGTTTTGCGGGAAGCCATTCGCAGTTATCCCGATGCAGGCATGTTCTATTCCTATGCGAACTATCATCCGCGAGGCAGGGCCGTCGGCTTTTTCCGCAGTTCACGTGGCTCTCCGGAAGAGCTGCGTGCTATTGTGCGCTCGGGATATCTTCTCGCTATCTGCCATTCGAGCGCAGTGCTCCATGTGCGCCGCACGCTTGCCTGCGGCGGCTACCGCGTCGGGCTGCATAACGAAGATGCCGATCTGTGGTGGCGCATGGCTCTGCATGCCGATATCTGCTGCATCCCGGAGGTGCTTGTCGGCTTTCGCCAGAATGCGGAGAGCGTCAGCTCGCGCCATCTCGGCGAGCAGATGATCGCGGGGCTTTATGTCCAGTATCTTCTGCTCTCTCATCTTTTGCGGCGTCAACCTCGTCCTATCGAAGCCATTCGTGCGGCGCTTGTGCAGATGCTTCCGCGCGGTGAGCGGGAGGCCAAAGAGCGGTTGCGCGCCTGCAATATGTCCCTGGCGCAGCGCAGCTTTCTGAATGCGGGACGGCATCTGGGCGCATCCTGTGTGGCGTCTCCCCGCTATTTATGGCGTCGTATCCGCGATGAGTATTTTTCTTCTGCACGCATTGCGAACGGCCTTCCCCCAAACTTCTTTCTGGAGCGCTCGGAGCTGTTATGGCCATGA
- a CDS encoding D-glycero-alpha-D-manno-heptose-1,7-bisphosphate 7-phosphatase: protein MHGLQRAIFLDRDGVINRNIWNPDTGAFEAPLSASQFILIPGVIDALRCLARAGYLLFLVSNQPNYAKGKAGLNDPAAIHRTFLKRMQRADISFTGCFYCFHHPDGRIRDYTGCCLCRKPSPYFLRMASRSFDVDLPGSWMIGDRATDIVCGQAAGTHTAWVGEAWPEAPRADIRARDLREAAQIILYRDTAPGYGAAGRGKGERRLPSARTSTSDSPLR, encoded by the coding sequence ATGCATGGCCTGCAGCGAGCGATCTTTCTCGATCGCGACGGCGTAATCAATCGCAATATCTGGAATCCTGACACAGGCGCCTTCGAGGCGCCTCTCTCGGCATCGCAGTTCATACTGATTCCCGGCGTCATCGATGCGCTTCGATGCCTGGCACGAGCCGGTTATCTGCTGTTTCTCGTCTCCAATCAGCCGAACTACGCCAAGGGCAAAGCCGGACTGAATGATCCGGCGGCGATCCACCGCACGTTCCTCAAGCGCATGCAGCGCGCAGATATCTCTTTTACCGGCTGCTTTTACTGCTTTCATCATCCGGATGGACGCATCAGAGATTACACCGGCTGCTGTCTCTGCCGGAAACCATCTCCCTATTTCCTGCGGATGGCCAGCCGCAGCTTCGACGTGGACCTGCCTGGCTCCTGGATGATCGGCGATCGAGCAACCGATATTGTCTGCGGCCAGGCAGCGGGTACACATACCGCGTGGGTCGGAGAAGCGTGGCCGGAAGCACCGCGCGCGGATATCCGGGCGCGCGATCTGCGCGAAGCCGCGCAGATCATTCTCTACCGGGACACCGCGCCAGGTTATGGCGCGGCAGGCCGCGGCAAGGGCGAACGACGATTGCCATCCGCCAGAACGAGCACTTCGGACTCTCCATTGCGCTGA
- a CDS encoding galactokinase, which produces MTRTPLRISIGGGGTDLPSYYRRFEGFVISAAINKHVYLTANRSFTHGYLLRYSINEHVSHTSEIRHPLLRHAIEMQEVRDPLEIVSIADVPAGTGLGSSGAFVVGLVHLLHAHKCEPVTPEQLAREAIEIEMERLGEPVGKQDQYIAAYGGLLCQHYHQDDTVTLEPLSMRADTLRDFCDSLMLFFAGETRQASVILEEQRKRTEEDDPAMLEGLHFARQLGLEIRHILEAGDVAAFGPLMHQHWERKRNRSRGMSNARIDGLYEMARRSGGALGGKLVGAGGCGFLLFQTFDRRRLRNCMREAGVEEMDFQFDFDGSVVHTRSV; this is translated from the coding sequence ATGACACGGACACCGTTACGTATTTCGATCGGCGGAGGAGGAACGGATCTTCCGTCTTACTACCGGCGCTTCGAGGGATTCGTCATTTCCGCAGCGATCAACAAGCATGTCTACCTTACGGCAAATCGAAGCTTCACCCATGGCTATTTGCTGCGTTACTCCATCAATGAACATGTCTCACATACCTCTGAGATTCGCCATCCTCTGCTGCGCCATGCCATCGAGATGCAGGAAGTCAGGGACCCGCTGGAGATCGTAAGCATAGCAGACGTGCCGGCAGGAACGGGGCTGGGCTCCTCAGGCGCATTCGTCGTCGGCCTCGTGCACCTACTGCATGCCCATAAGTGCGAGCCGGTCACTCCGGAGCAATTGGCTCGCGAGGCCATCGAGATCGAGATGGAGCGCCTGGGCGAACCAGTAGGCAAGCAGGACCAGTACATTGCCGCGTATGGCGGCCTGCTCTGCCAGCACTATCACCAGGACGACACGGTCACACTCGAGCCCCTGTCCATGCGTGCAGATACGCTACGCGATTTTTGCGATTCCCTAATGCTGTTCTTTGCCGGAGAGACGCGGCAGGCTTCGGTCATCCTGGAAGAGCAGCGTAAGCGAACTGAAGAAGACGATCCGGCGATGCTCGAGGGGCTGCACTTCGCACGGCAACTCGGATTGGAGATTCGCCACATACTCGAAGCCGGAGATGTGGCTGCGTTTGGCCCACTGATGCACCAGCACTGGGAGCGGAAACGAAACCGGAGCCGGGGCATGAGCAACGCGCGGATCGATGGCCTCTATGAGATGGCTCGCCGCAGCGGCGGTGCGCTAGGCGGCAAGCTGGTGGGTGCCGGCGGCTGTGGCTTCCTGCTCTTCCAGACCTTCGACCGGCGGCGTCTCCGCAACTGCATGCGAGAAGCGGGAGTCGAGGAAATGGACTTCCAGTTCGATTTCGACGGATCCGTCGTGCACACGAGAAGCGTATGA